A stretch of the Corynebacterium maris DSM 45190 genome encodes the following:
- a CDS encoding pyrimidine reductase family protein: protein MSPLPDSFPDALDVDSLLGPTQPARHPELRAIAISTINGSATVSGTSAAMGNPTDAALLQRVRGWADAILVGAQTARSEDYGPAYLSDGLRANRLLEGLPALPRMAVISRSLNFPPALRALHEFDPDFPPLVLTPQHSLDDESLAGRRAELTAAGVELVGTGSGSATDMVNALHARGLSRIACEGGPGIYAMMWEAELIDVLHLTLEPRVAAPVEKPLFAVRPDGGGFAHPLRLEDAQATADSRLFLRYRRLHQDVS from the coding sequence ATGAGCCCCCTACCCGATTCTTTCCCCGACGCCCTCGACGTCGATTCCCTGCTCGGCCCCACCCAGCCGGCCCGTCACCCGGAGCTGCGGGCGATCGCAATCTCCACCATCAACGGCTCCGCGACCGTATCCGGAACGTCGGCGGCGATGGGCAACCCCACCGACGCCGCACTGCTGCAACGAGTCCGGGGGTGGGCGGACGCCATTCTGGTCGGAGCGCAGACGGCGCGATCGGAAGACTACGGGCCCGCCTATCTCAGCGACGGACTCCGCGCGAACAGGCTCTTGGAGGGACTGCCGGCCCTCCCTCGGATGGCCGTGATCTCCCGATCCTTGAATTTCCCGCCCGCGCTGCGCGCCCTGCATGAATTCGACCCCGATTTCCCGCCGTTGGTGCTCACCCCACAACACTCCCTCGATGACGAAAGCCTCGCCGGCCGGCGCGCAGAACTCACCGCCGCCGGGGTGGAACTGGTCGGCACCGGCAGCGGTTCCGCCACTGACATGGTCAATGCGCTGCACGCCCGGGGTCTGTCCCGCATCGCGTGTGAGGGCGGACCCGGCATCTACGCGATGATGTGGGAGGCCGAGCTCATCGACGTCTTGCACCTGACCCTGGAACCGAGGGTGGCGGCGCCCGTCGAAAAGCCGTTGTTCGCCGTCCGACCCGACGGCGGTGGCTTCGCCCATCCCCTGCGCCTGGAAGACGCGCAGGCGACGGCCGACAGCCGACTTTTTCTCCGCTACCGGCGCCTGCACCAAGACGTTTCCTAG